From a region of the Mercurialis annua linkage group LG1-X, ddMerAnnu1.2, whole genome shotgun sequence genome:
- the LOC126663690 gene encoding protein MOS2-like, producing MKNLAGISYGLNVRSGDDGGEGSGDDEKQQQHESRENMVLEKLRYDLERWPEDGGFEEFEDVPIEGFGATVLGGYGWREGRGIGKNAKEDVKVKQYSRRTDKEGLGFVSK from the coding sequence atgaaaaatctCGCAGGTATATCCTATGGCCTCAACGTTCGCAGCGGCGACGACGGAGGTGAAGGTAGCGGCGATGATGAAAAGCAGCAGCAGCACGAAAGTAGGGAGAATATGGTGCTGGAGAAGCTGAGGTATGATTTAGAAAGATGGCCGGAAGATGGCGGTTTCGAGGAATTTGAAGATGTGCCCATTGAAGGGTTTGGCGCCACGGTATTGGGCGGGTATGGATGGCGTGAAGGGAGAGGTATTGGTAAGAATGCTAAAGAAGATGTCAAAGTTAAACAGTATAGTAGAAGAACTGATAAGGAAGGTTTAGGTTTTGTTAGTAAGTAG
- the LOC126663659 gene encoding BTB/POZ and MATH domain-containing protein 4 isoform X1: MPPPTTTPYPPCTQPSSSLAITETINGSHRFTIQGYSLAKGIGVGKHIASENFTVGGFQWAIYFYPDGKNPEDNSSYVSVFIALASEGTDVRALFELTLIDQSGEGKHKVHSHFDRSLESGPYTLKYRGSMWGYKRFFRRAMLESSNFLKDDCLKIHCTVGVVVSAMDCSRLHSIKVPESDIGAHFGMLLENEECSDITFNVDGEKFHAHKLVLAARSPVFESEFFDALDEDNHEIVVRDTEPKVFKALLHFIYKDTLVEDEELSEKSSSSTSSISDTLVAKLLAAADRYDLPRLRLMCESVLCKDISVNSVAKILALADHYHATDLKSVCLKFAAENLVALIRSDGFEYLKQNCPLLQSELLKTVAGCEEDFSGAGKSRSIWAQLSDGDDTNDRSVRQPPWENRGERSRSLWVQLDEGDAGRSPRQED, translated from the exons ATGCCCCCACCAACAACGACGCCGTATCCGCCATGCACGCAACCGAGCTCCTCCCTCGCGATAACAGAAACAATAAACGGCTCTCACAGATTCACAATCCAAGGTTACTCTCTAGCTAAAGGTATCGGCGTCGGTAAACACATCGCCAGCGAGAATTTTACCGTCGGCGGTTTCCAATGGGCTATTTACTTTTACCCCGACGGTAAAAATCCTGAAGATAATTCCTCTTATGTCTCAGTTTTCATTGCTCTCGCTAGCGAAGGCACCGATGTTCGCGCCTTATTTGAGCTAACCCTAATTGATCAGAGTGGCGAAGGTAAACATAAGGTTCATAGTCACTTTGATCGGTCTCTTGAGAGTGGACCCTACACCCTTAAGTATCGCGGCAGCAtgtg GGGTTACAAGCGTTTTTTTAGACGGGCCATGCTCGAATCCTCGAATTTTCTCAAAGATGATTGTTTGAAGATTCATTGTACGGTTGGTGTTGTGGTTTCGGCAATGGACTGCTCGAGATTGCACTCTATAAAGGTCCCGGAATCAGATATTGGAGCTCATTTTGGTATGTTATTGGAGAATGAGGAATGTTCTGATATCACTTTTAATGTGGATGGGGAGAAGTTCCATGCCCACAAATTGGTTTTGGCTGCTCGTTCTCCTGTGTTTGAAAGTGAATTTTTTGATGCATTAGACGAAGATAATCATGAAATTGTTGTTAGGGATACAGAACCTAAGGTTTTTAAG GCCTTGCTGCACTTCATATACAAAGACACTCTTGTTGAAGATGAGGAGCTTTCTGAGAAAAGTTCATCTTCTACGTCATCTATATCAGATACGTTAGTTGCAAAGTTGTTGGCAGCAGCAGACAGATATGACCTGCCAAGACTCAGACTAATGTGTGAATCTGTACTCTGCAAGGATATATCTGTAAATTCTGTTGCTAAGATTCTCGCCCTGGCTGATCATTATCATGCTACAGATTTGAAATCTGTTTGCTTAAAATTTGCGGCGGAGAACCTCGTAG CTCTCATCCGCTCAGATGGTTTTGAGTATCTAAAACAGAACTGCCCACTGCTGCAATCGGAACTCCTAAAGACCGTTGCAGGATGTGAGGAGGATTTCAGTGGAGCAGGAAAAAGCAGAAGCATATGGGCACAGTTATCAGATGGAGACGACACAAACGATAGAAGTGTAAGGCAACCGCCATGGGAAAATAGAGGAGAAAGGAGTCGAAGTTTGTGGGTCCAACTCGACGAGGGTGATGCTGGCAGGAGTCCTAGACAAGAAGACTAA
- the LOC126663659 gene encoding BTB/POZ and MATH domain-containing protein 4 isoform X2: MPPPTTTPYPPCTQPSSSLAITETINGSHRFTIQGYSLAKGIGVGKHIASENFTVGGFQWAIYFYPDGKNPEDNSSYVSVFIALASEGTDVRALFELTLIDQSGEGKHKVHSHFDRSLESGPYTLKYRGSMWGYKRFFRRAMLESSNFLKDDCLKIHCTVGVVVSAMDCSRLHSIKVPESDIGAHFGMLLENEECSDITFNVDGEKFHAHKLVLAARSPVFESEFFDALDEDNHEIVVRDTEPKVFKALLHFIYKDTLVEDEELSEKSSSSTSSISDTLVAKLLAAADRYDLPRLRLMCESVLCKDISVNSVAKILALADHYHATDLKSVCLKFAAENLVGPYCADL; the protein is encoded by the exons ATGCCCCCACCAACAACGACGCCGTATCCGCCATGCACGCAACCGAGCTCCTCCCTCGCGATAACAGAAACAATAAACGGCTCTCACAGATTCACAATCCAAGGTTACTCTCTAGCTAAAGGTATCGGCGTCGGTAAACACATCGCCAGCGAGAATTTTACCGTCGGCGGTTTCCAATGGGCTATTTACTTTTACCCCGACGGTAAAAATCCTGAAGATAATTCCTCTTATGTCTCAGTTTTCATTGCTCTCGCTAGCGAAGGCACCGATGTTCGCGCCTTATTTGAGCTAACCCTAATTGATCAGAGTGGCGAAGGTAAACATAAGGTTCATAGTCACTTTGATCGGTCTCTTGAGAGTGGACCCTACACCCTTAAGTATCGCGGCAGCAtgtg GGGTTACAAGCGTTTTTTTAGACGGGCCATGCTCGAATCCTCGAATTTTCTCAAAGATGATTGTTTGAAGATTCATTGTACGGTTGGTGTTGTGGTTTCGGCAATGGACTGCTCGAGATTGCACTCTATAAAGGTCCCGGAATCAGATATTGGAGCTCATTTTGGTATGTTATTGGAGAATGAGGAATGTTCTGATATCACTTTTAATGTGGATGGGGAGAAGTTCCATGCCCACAAATTGGTTTTGGCTGCTCGTTCTCCTGTGTTTGAAAGTGAATTTTTTGATGCATTAGACGAAGATAATCATGAAATTGTTGTTAGGGATACAGAACCTAAGGTTTTTAAG GCCTTGCTGCACTTCATATACAAAGACACTCTTGTTGAAGATGAGGAGCTTTCTGAGAAAAGTTCATCTTCTACGTCATCTATATCAGATACGTTAGTTGCAAAGTTGTTGGCAGCAGCAGACAGATATGACCTGCCAAGACTCAGACTAATGTGTGAATCTGTACTCTGCAAGGATATATCTGTAAATTCTGTTGCTAAGATTCTCGCCCTGGCTGATCATTATCATGCTACAGATTTGAAATCTGTTTGCTTAAAATTTGCGGCGGAGAACCTCGTAG GCCCTTACTGTGCAGACTTGTGA